A single Neospora caninum Liverpool complete genome, chromosome VIIb DNA region contains:
- a CDS encoding Pepsinogen A1, related: MRLLHTIACVAVCCSPAFAVRERSEHKHGGRLAAEETLLQAESTEKSLFREPEFNVVLKNRYQETGLKEFISRLLEHHGALATGKHDVAQKAHQELLNFHNSQYFGEIQVGTPPVPFVVVFDTGSSNLWIPASECKRGCMPHTRFDPKTSSTYLPINAGAGEPAIAFIQYGTGACVLRMAKDTVFIGGITVQNQTLGLALQESTHPFADLPFDGLVGLGFPDVTGEEGLPADALPLVDLMMKQKLLKRNVFAVYMSEQLNQPGEITFGSVNPRYTFEGHKPQWFPVISLDYWEVGIHGLRLNGKSLRICERKRCKAAVDTGSSLITGPSEVINPLLQSLNVAEDCSNKDSLPTVTFVLEDTDGRLVKFPLKPSDYLVEEINSQGKSVTCAAGFIPMDVPAPRGPLFVLGNSFIRKYYTIFDRDHMMVGFMRANHDGSGPSLKESSANSDSLFWATVLGIMGFCARATA; encoded by the exons ATGAGGCTGCTTCACACTATTGCCTGTGTGGCTGTCTGCTGCAGCCCAGCGTTCGCGGTACGGGAGCGGTCGGAACACAAGCATGGTGGGCGTTTggcagcagaagaaaccCTCCTGCAAGCGGAGTCCACAGAGAAGTCTCTTTTCCGCGAACCGGAATTCAACGTTGTGTTGAAAAATCGTTACCAAGAAACCGGCCTTAAAGAGTTTATATCTCGTCTTCTCGAACACCATGGAGCACTGGCGACCGGAAAACACGATGTCGCCCAAAAGGCCCACCAGGAGCTACTCAACTTCCATAACAGTCAGTACTTCGGAGAAATTCAAGTTGGAACGCCTCCTGTGCCGTTTGTTGTG GTATTTGATACCGGATCCTCAAACCTCTGGATACCGGCATCTGAATGCAAAC GCGGTTGTATGCCGCATACCCGCTTTGACCCCAAAACTTCCTCCACTTACCTCCCGATAAACGCGGGTGCTGGTGAGCCAGCGATCGCGTTCATCCAG TATGGGACAGGTGCATGTGTTCTTCGGATGGCGAAAGACACGGTGTTCATCGGAGGAAT AACAGTGCAAAATCAAACTCTTGGCTTAGCCCTTCAAG AGTCCACGCATCCGTTCGCTGATCTACCGTTCGACGGCCTTGTTGGCCTCGGTTTTCCTGATGTcacaggagaagaaggactgCCGGCGGACGCTCTCCCCCTCGTCGACTTAATGATGAAGCAA AAACTGCTTAAAAGGAATGTGTTCGCCGTGTATATGAGTGAACAATTGAATCA GCCTGGGGAGATCACG TTCGGTTCCGTAAACCCTCGATATACGTTCGAAGGTCACAAGCCTCAGTGGTTCCCCGTGATATCTTTGG ATTACTG GGAAGTTGGAATTCACGGTCTTCGCCTCAACGGCAAGTCTCTACGCATCTGCGAACGCAAGCGGTGCAAAGCCGCTGTCGACACCGGTTCGAGTTTG ATCACCGGACCCTCTGAAGTCATCAACCCTCTCCTACAATCGCTAAACGTGGCTGAAGACTGTTCGAACAAAGATAGCCTCCCAACG GTCACTTTTGTTCTGGAGGACACTGATGGACGCCTCGTTAAGTTCCCACTAAAACCATCTGACTATCTCGTCGAGGAAATCAACTCC CAAGGAAAATCGGTCACTTGTGCTGCTGGCTTCATACCAATG GATGTTCCTGCTCCTCGTggtcctctcttcgttcttgGGAATTCGTTTATAAGGAAATACTACACCATTTTTGATCGGGATCATATG ATGGTTGGATTCATGAG AGCCAACCACGACG